Proteins encoded in a region of the Ziziphus jujuba cultivar Dongzao chromosome 3, ASM3175591v1 genome:
- the LOC107423358 gene encoding pyruvate, phosphate dikinase, chloroplastic yields MEGLSSAMKGVLIRTPTEVCSQRVLLKGKYVEQYDQLVNVKESRTSFPQRFSWSCGRVGYSGYYWHAINMDPKLKRNEQSQVVRGRPRAQAILSPVSDPSAPTTKKRVFTFGKGRSEGNKGMKSLLGGKGANLAEMASIGLSVPPGLTVSTEACQEYQQNGLKLPEGLWEEILEGLQTVEQDMGAVLGDPSKPLLLSIRSGAAISMPGMMDTILNLGLNDEVVAGLAAKSGERFAYDSYRRFLDMFGNVVMDIPHSLFEEKLATLKDTKGVKLDTDLTASDLKELVEQYKNVYLETKGEKFPSDPKKQLQLAVKAVFDSWDSLRAKKYRSINQITGLKGTAVNIQCMVFGNMGNTSGTGVLFTRNPSTGENKLYGEFLINAQGEDVVAGIRTPEDLDTMKHCMPEAYQELVENCQILERHYKDMMDIEFTVQENRLWMLQCRSGKRTGKGAVKIAVDMVNEGLVDTRSAIKMVEPQHLDQLLHPQFENPSAYKDKVVATGLPASPGAAVGQIVFSADDAESWHAQGKSAILVRTETSPEDVGGMHAAAGILTARGGMTSHAAVVARGWGKCCISGCADIHINDSEKVLVIGDIVIDEGEWLSLNGSTGEVILGKQPLSPPALSGDLETFMSWADKIRRLKVMANADTPEDALTARNNGAQGIGLCRTEHMFFASDERIKAVRKMIMAVTTEQRKAALNLLLPYQRSDFEGIFRAMDGLPVTIRLLDPPLHEFLPEGDLEQIVSELTAETGMTEDEVFARIEKLSEVNPMLGFRGCRLGISYPELTEMQARAIFQAAVSMSNQGIKVFPEIMVPLVGTPQELGNQVSFIREVAKKVFSEMGSSLSYKVGTMIEIPRAALVADEIAKEAEFFSFGTNDLTQMTFGYSRDDVGKFLPIYLSKGILQHDPFEVLDQRGVGQLVKIATEKGRAARPSLKVGICGEHGGEPSSVAFFAEAGLDYVSCSPFRVPIARLAAAQVAV; encoded by the exons ATGGAAGGATTGTCATCGGCAATGAAAGGCGTGCTGATAAGGACTCCAACAGAGGTCTGTAGCCAGAGAGTGTTGTTGAAGGGAAAATATGTGGAGCAATATGATCAGCTTGTTAATGTTAAAGAAAGCCGTACAAGTTTCCCACAAAGATTTAGCTGGTCATGTGGTCGAGTTGGGTACAGTGGATACTATTGGCACGCCATTAATATGGATCCCAAACTCAAGAGAAATGAGCAGTCACAAGTGGTTCGTGGTCGTCCTCGAGCTCAAGCCATTTTGTCCCCTGTATCAGACCCAAGTGCACCAACTACCAAAAAG AGAGTATTTACATTTGGGAAAGGAAGGAGTGAAGGCAACAAGGGCATGAAATCGTTG TTGGGAGGGAAGGGTGCAAATCTAGCAGAAATGGCTAGCATTGGGTTGTCCGTGCCACCTGGACTAACCGTGTCAACGGAAGCATGCCAAGAGTACCAGCAGAATGGGTTAAAGTTACCAGAAGGTTTGTGGGAGGAAATCTTGGAAGGGCTGCAAACTGTGGAACAGGACATGGGGGCTGTTCTTGGTGATCCTTCCAAGCCTCTCCTACTATCTATTCGCTCTGGTGCTGCA ATTTCCATGCCTGGCATGATGGACACTATCCTCAACCTTGGACTCAATGATGAAGTGGTTGCTGGTTTGGCCGCAAAGAGTGGAGAGCGTTTTGCCTATGATTCATACAGACGTTTTTTAGACATGTTTGGAAATGTG GTAATGGACATTCCACACTCATTATTTGAGGAGAAATTAGCTACACTCAAGGATACAAAAGGAGTCAAACTTGACACAGATCTAACTGCCTCCGATCTTAAAGAGCTAGTAGAACAATAcaagaatgtttaccttgaaACTAAGGGAGAAAAGTTTCCTTCAG ATCCAAAAAAGCAGTTACAGTTAGCCGTTAAAGCAGTTTTTGATTCTTGGGACAGCCTCAGGGCCAAGAAGTACAGAAGCATCAATCAGATAACAGGGTTGAAGGGAACTGCAGTAAACATTCAATGCATGGTTTTTGGGAACATGGGAAATACTTCAGGGACCGGAGTTCTGTTCACAAGGAATCCAAGCACTGGTGAAAATAAGCTCTATGGAGAGTTTCTAATCAATGCCCAG GGAGAGGATGTGGTAGCTGGAATAAGGACACCAGAAGACTTGGACACCATGAAACATTGCATGCCTGAAGCTTACCAGGAACTTGTGGAGAACTGTCAAATTCTAGAGAGACATTATAAAGACATGATG GATATTGAGTTCACAGTCCAGGAAAACAGGTTATGGATGTTGCAATGCCGCTCAGGAAAACGTACTGGTAAAGGTGCAGTGAAGATAGCAGTAGACATGGTCAATGAAGGGCTTGTTGATACACGCTCTGCCATTAAGATGGTGGAGCCACAGCATCTTGACCAACTTCTTCACCCACAG TTTGAAAATCCAAGCGCTTATAAAGACAAAGTGGTTGCCACTGGCTTGCCTGCATCTCCAGGAGCTGCAGTGGGGCAGATTGTTTTTAGTGCTGATGATGCTGAATCATGGCATGCACAAGGAAAGAGTGCTATATTG GTAAGGACCGAAACCAGCCCGGAAGATGTTGGAGGTATGCATGCTGCTGCTGGAATCCTGACAGCTAGGGGTGGCATGACATCTCATGCGGCTGTTGTAGCCCGCGGGTGGGGAAAGTGTTGTATTTCTGGATGCGCCGATATTCATATTAACGACTCAGAGAAG GTTCTTGTGATTGGAGACATTGTGATTGATGAAGGAGAATGGCTCTCACTCAATGGATCCACAGGTGAAGTGATATTGGGAAAGCAGCCTCTTTCTCCACCGGCTTTAAGTGGTGATTTGGAGACTTTTATGTCTTGGGCTGACAAAATAAGGCGTCTCAAG GTTATGGCAAATGCTGATACTCCTGAAGATGCATTAACAGCAAGAAACAATGGTGCACAAGGGATTGGACTTTGCAGGACAGAGCACATG TTCTTTGCTTCAGATGAGAGAATAAAAGCTGTGAGAAAGATGATAATGGCAGTTACAACAGAACAAAGGAAAGCGGCATTGAACTTGTTACTACCTTACCAAAGATCTGATTTTGAAGGAATATTCCGCGCAATGGATG GTCTTCCAGTAACAATCCGACTATTAGACCCTCCACTTCATGAATTTCTTCCAGAAGGTGACTTAGAACAGATTGTCAGTGAATTAACTGCAGAAACTGGCATGACTGAGGATGAAGTTTTTGCAAGAATTGAGAAACTATCGGAAGTTAATCCCATGCTTGGTTTTCGAGGCTGCAG GCTAGGGATATCATACCCGGAACTCACTGAAATGCAGGCACGAGCTATCTTTCAGGCTGCTGTTTCAATGAGCAACCAGGGGATTAAAGTTTTTCCTGAGATAATGGTTCCACTTGTAGGGACACCTCAG GAACTAGGGAATCAAGTGAGTTTTATCCGGGAAGTTGCGAAGAAAGTGTTTTCTGAAATGGGTTCTTCCTTGAGCTATAAGGTGGGAACTATGATTGAGATCCCTAGAGCAGCTCTTGTTGCAGATGAG ATTGCAAAGGAAGCAGAGTTCTTCTCCTTTGGAACCAATGACCTGACACAAATGACTTTTGGTTACAGTAGAGATGATGTTGGGAAATTCTTGCCCATTTACCTATCCAAAGGAATTCTACAACATGATCCTTTTGAG GTACTTGATCAAAGAGGTGTTGGACAACTAGTCAAGATCGCCACAGAAAAGGGTCGAGCAGCTAGGCCTAGTTTAAAG GTTGGAATATGTGGTGAACATGGAGGAGAACCTTCTTCTGTAGCATTCTTTGCAGAAGCTGGACTGGACTATGTTTCTTGCTCTCCATTCAG GGTTCCTATTGCTAGGCTGGCTGCAGCTCAAGTTGCTGTCTGA
- the LOC107423348 gene encoding uncharacterized protein LOC107423348, whose product MVVESYVVVHNIAKRHNVGTMARSASAFGVSELILVGRRDFNAFGSHGSTSHLRFRHFHSLQEARIFLKERDCDICGVEITDGAEAVNQHPFKRSTAFLLGNEGTGLSAKECEICDFFVYIPQYGGGTASLNVTVAASIVLHQFGVWAGFPERSRDGNKFVVAEKPVKQARRNFCSENADSIIEERKSRRESASNGFFDENGNENSSSNLLDALFDDVKT is encoded by the exons atgGTGGTAGAGAGCTATGTGGTGGTGCACAACATAGCCAAGAGACACAACGTCGGGACAATGGCCCGGAGCGCCTCGGCTTTCGGGGTGTCGGAGTTAATATTGGTGGGTCGCAGGGATTTCAACGCCTTTGGAAGCCATGGCTCTACCTCCCACCTTCGCTTCCGACACTTCCACTCTCTCCAAGAAGCCCGAATCTTCCTCAAG gaaagagATTGTGATATATGCGGTGTAGAGATCACGGATGGTGCTGAGGCAGTGAATCAGCATCCTTTTAAGAGGAGCACAGCCTTTCTTCTAGGCAACGAG GGAACAGGCCTTTCTGCTAAAGAATGTGAGATTTGTGACTTCTTTGTGTATATTCCACAATACGGGGGTGGTACTGCCTCATTGAATGTTACTGTGGCAGCTTCTATTGTTCTACATCAGTTTGGAG TTTGGGCAGGTTTTCCTGAGAGAAGCCGTGATGGAAACAAGTTTGTTGTGGCTGAGAAGCCTGTTAAACAAGCAAGACGAAATTTCTGCTCAGAAAACGCAGATTCTATTATCGAAGAGCGAAAATCAAGAAGGGAGAGTGCTTCTAATGGTTTCTTTGATGAGAATGGAAACGAAAATTCATCTTCTAACCTTCTGGATGCATTGTTTGATGATGTAAAGACATGA
- the LOC107423347 gene encoding uncharacterized protein LOC107423347 produces MQSDKVQVYLCNNQASYMLSFVRRKLKHFCSRIRRLLRRRKRPKIIIKRFGKLNSEVQRKGEPGNGRNGQLGYALSEKPIRIATFNVAMFTLAPAISKAEQSSSFNHENGDYLLKSPAISDRPKSILKQSPLRTTLTGPPEYLSKTKNHSRSNLKVSINLPDNEISLAHSKLLAFVEDEKQSSSNMITSRVPVRSPVCFPSTMRSPVCFPSMMTNYWTWSDESLKTSRSILEVLREVDADILALQDVKAKEEREMKPLSDLASALGMKYVFAESWAPEFGNAILSKWPIKRWKVQKIANNDDFRNVLKATIDVPWAGEVNFYCTQLDHLDENWRMKQISALFQANDPPHILAGGLNSLNGGDYSAERWADIVKYYEDMGKPTPKTEVMKFLKGKGYVDAKDYAGDCEPVVMIAKGQNVQGTCKYGTRVDYVLSLPDSPYKFVPGSYTVVSSKGTSDHHMVKVDIVKESKIAKQNVIKRQQKSIQKLVRRTTTCSSRTVWRVNS; encoded by the exons ATGCAATCGGATAAGGTTCAAGTATATTTGTGCAATAATCAAGCATCTTATATGTTAAGCTTTGTCAGAAGAAAGCTGAAGCATTTTTGTTCAAGGATAAGGAGGCTGCTAAGAAGACGAAAAAGGCCGAAAATTATCATCAAGAGGTTTGGAAAGCTTAACTCAGAAGTTCAGCGTAAAGGAGAACCAGGAAATGGTAGAAATGGCCAATTGGGTTATGCTTTATCCGAAAAGCCAATTCGCATTGCCACGTTCAATGTTGCCATGTTTACTCTTGCACCTGCCATTTCAAAGGCAGAGCAATCTTCTTCCTTTAACCATGAAAATGGAGACTATTTGTTAAAGAGTCCTGCAATAAGTGATCGTCCAAAGAGCATACTAAAGCAGTCACCATTAAGGACCACCCTGACTGGTCCTCCGGAGTATCTGTCTAAGACAAAAAACCATAGCAGATCAAATCTGAAGGTTTCCATAAATCTTCCTGATAATGAGATTTCATTAGCACATAGTAAACTGCTTGCTTTTGTCGAAGACGAGAAACAAAGTTCATCAAACATGATCACAAGCAGGGTTCCAGTGAGGTCACCTGTATGCTTCCCTTCCACGATGAGGTCACCTGTATGCTTCCCTTCCATGATGACAAACTATTGGACTTGGAGTGATGAAAGCTTGAAAACGAGTAGAAGCATTCTAGAAGTCCTGAGAGAGGTAGATGCTGATATATTGGCTTTGCAAGATGTTAAGGccaaggaagagagagaaatgaaACCACTTTCTGATTTGGCAAGTGCTTTGGGGATGAAATATGTGTTTGCTGAGAGCTGGGCTCCAGAGTTTGGGAATGCCATACTATCTAAATGGCCAATAAAAAGATGGAAAGTCCAGAAAATTGCTAATAATGATGATTTCag GAATGTGTTAAAGGCAACAATTGATGTGCCATGGGCAGGGGAAGTGAACTTTTACTGCACACAACTTGACCATTTGGATGAAAATTGGAGAATGAAACAAATTAGTGCTTTATTTCAAGCAAATGACCCTCCTCATATATTGGCAGGAGGTTTGAACTCTCTGAATGGCGGTGATTACTCAGCTGAGAGATGGGCAGACATAGTCAAg TATTATGAGGACATGGGAAAGCCAACACCAAAGACAGAAGTGATGAAGTTTCTGAAGGGAAAGGGTTATGTAGATGCAAAAGACTATGCAGGGGACTGTGAGCCAGTAGTCATGATTGCCAAAGGCCAAA ATGTGCAAGGGACTTGTAAGTATGGTACAAGAGTAGATTATGTTTTGTCATTGCCAGATTCGCCTTATAAATTTGTTCCGGGATCATATACTGTGGTTTCATCCAAGGGGACTTCTGATCACCACATGGTTAAGGTTGATATAGTGAAAGAAAGCAAGATTGCTAAGCAGAATGTCATTAAACGACAACAAAAATCGATACAAAAGCTTGTAAGAAGAACCACTACTTGTTCTTCAAGAACTGTATGGAGAGTAAActcataa
- the LOC107423340 gene encoding MADS-box transcription factor 18, whose product MGRGKLKMELIENEKSRRLTFQKRKKGLTKKCSELSTLCGIDVCTIIYGPNNHTKDPSVELETWPKDHIEVIRIIQRYQAATIYKPPKKTSNLSDFYIERKKNIDSKIDKLRKAKYPISDELITHYCASSGDHQLGLLLGRLDSKIEAVKRMIEFRKQNQVINYNPHDHVDHLFDQKFVSFNNNNIPQLDQMVRSVPMPQYVYPNPMIDHNQMRMMMMMNDQAAASGYDHHQNVAAGTSSSSDSVVDYNQYSLYSNNPLSSGGGTGFFDPTVGMVENYMLLNNIGNNSIPSSSTSQYCQQQQPLQMMPIMQYYPSSIELPGIPSQMNVSDHKGKSHFDEITDFYLKNEKL is encoded by the coding sequence ATGGGTCGTGGAAAATTGAAGATGGAACTCATAGAGAATGAAAAATCAAGGAGATTAACttttcagaaaagaaaaaagggattgACAAAGAAGTGTTCTGAATTATCTACTCTGTGTGGTATAGATGTTTGCACCATAATCTATGGTCCTAATAATCATACCAAGGACCCATCAGTGGAGCTTGAAACATGGCCTAAAGATCACATTGAAGTCATACGTATCATCCAAAGATATCAAGCGGCCACCATTTACAAGCCTCCAAAGAAAACCTCTAATTTGTCTGACTTTTACATTGAAAGGAAGAAGAACATTGATTCTAAAATCGACAAACTTCGTAAAGCCAAGTACCCAATTTCAGATGAGCTCATCACCCATTACTGTGCTTCATCTGGGGATCATCAACTTGGTCTCCTTCTTGGTAGATTGGATTCGAAGATTGAAGCTGTGAAGCGCATGATTGAATTTAGGAAGCAGAACCAAGTGATTAATTATAACCCACACGATCACGTTGACCACCTGTTTGATCAAaagtttgtttcttttaataataataatatcccaCAGCTAGATCAGATGGTTCGAAGTGTTCCAATGCCTCAGTATGTCTATCCAAATCCTATGATTGATCATAATCAGATgagaatgatgatgatgatgaatgaTCAAGCAGCAGCTAGTGGGTATGATCATCATCAAAATGTTGCTGCTGGTACTTCATCAAGCTCTGACAGTGTAGTTGATTATAATCAGTACAGCTTGTATAGTAATAATCCTTTGTCAAGTGGTGGTGGGACAGGTTTTTTTGATCCAACGGTTGGAATGGTAGAGAATTATATGCTGTTGAACAATATTGGTAACAATAGTATTCCTAGTTCTTCAACGAGCCAGTATTGCCAGCAGCAGCAACCATTGCAGATGATGCCAATCATGCAGTACTATCCCTCTTCCATCGAGTTGCCAGGAATCCCTTCTCAAATGAATGTTTCTGATCACAAAGGGAAATCCCACTTTGATGAAATCACTGACTTCTATCTCAAGAATGAGAAACtttga